A window from Candidatus Nitrospira neomarina encodes these proteins:
- a CDS encoding trypsin-like peptidase domain-containing protein — protein sequence MNLGIFSPIFTLCCLLLCIYPSPAVSQTAKELRGLELLGDIEQAITSLAERVTPTVVNITPIREIAQGQGFQRRAPFSQGSGSGVIVREDGIIVTNNHVVGEDAREADIRLSDKSNMIARVIGRDKETDIAVLKIESDRKFPVAHFGDSNALKVGQWVLAVGNPMGLDRTVTLGVISGIGRERLNLSRYENFIQTDAAINPGNSGGPLFNLRGEVIGINTAIIHMAQGIGFSIPADMVSRVVDQLVSQGRVVRGWLGVGIQSLTKELAEQFGIKEGHGVLVNEVYEHDPAHVAGIKPGDIIVSVDNSSVDSPNQLSRLVARVGPGENAKILVLRDGKELTYLVPIVERQEKSTLASLPLEKSEVTLGLDVQGLTAALAEQFELEETVGVLVTKVEPGGLANSEGIQEGDLINEVNRKTVRTVTQFSEEVAKVKPGQTILLRIIRKTRAFFIVIKTLP from the coding sequence ATGAATTTAGGTATTTTTTCACCCATATTTACATTATGTTGCCTTCTTTTGTGTATTTATCCGTCACCCGCGGTCAGTCAAACAGCCAAAGAACTTAGAGGGCTAGAGCTTCTGGGCGATATCGAACAGGCCATCACCAGTCTGGCTGAACGGGTGACCCCTACGGTAGTTAATATTACACCGATTCGTGAGATTGCTCAGGGACAAGGGTTTCAGCGACGGGCGCCATTTTCTCAAGGGAGTGGCTCAGGTGTTATCGTGCGGGAGGATGGCATTATCGTCACTAACAATCATGTAGTTGGGGAAGACGCCAGGGAAGCAGATATCCGGCTATCCGATAAGTCCAACATGATTGCCCGGGTGATTGGACGTGATAAAGAAACCGATATAGCGGTCCTCAAAATTGAATCTGACCGGAAATTTCCAGTCGCTCATTTTGGGGACTCCAATGCCTTGAAGGTGGGTCAATGGGTATTGGCTGTCGGAAATCCGATGGGGTTAGACCGCACCGTGACCTTAGGAGTAATCAGTGGGATTGGAAGGGAACGACTTAATTTATCCCGCTATGAAAATTTCATTCAAACGGATGCCGCAATCAATCCAGGGAATTCAGGAGGGCCGCTCTTTAACCTTCGAGGTGAGGTGATCGGGATCAATACCGCCATAATCCATATGGCGCAAGGCATAGGATTTTCCATTCCCGCCGATATGGTTTCGCGGGTGGTTGATCAACTGGTGTCCCAGGGGCGAGTGGTTCGTGGGTGGCTTGGTGTCGGGATTCAATCTCTCACGAAAGAACTTGCCGAACAATTTGGGATTAAGGAAGGCCATGGGGTTCTCGTCAACGAAGTGTATGAACACGATCCCGCCCATGTGGCTGGGATTAAACCAGGGGATATCATTGTGTCGGTAGACAACAGCTCGGTTGATTCGCCCAACCAACTGTCGAGACTTGTTGCGCGAGTTGGACCTGGTGAAAATGCCAAAATTCTTGTGTTACGGGACGGAAAAGAGTTGACCTACTTGGTGCCGATAGTGGAAAGGCAGGAAAAATCCACGCTGGCCTCACTCCCCTTGGAAAAATCAGAGGTCACCTTAGGGCTTGATGTCCAGGGGCTCACCGCTGCACTCGCTGAGCAATTTGAATTAGAAGAGACCGTGGGCGTGCTTGTGACAAAAGTTGAACCAGGCGGTCTCGCGAACTCTGAGGGGATTCAGGAAGGAGATTTGATTAACGAGGTTAATCGGAAAACGGTCCGGACCGTTACCCAATTTTCCGAGGAAGTCGCCAAAGTGAAGCCGGGTCAGACCATTCTACTTCGAATTATTCGAAAAACAAGAGCCTTTTTCATTGTGATCAAAACGCTGCCTTAA
- the plsY gene encoding glycerol-3-phosphate 1-O-acyltransferase PlsY: MDIYLLGVVSAYLLGSIPFGLVVSRIFGADDPRTQGSQNIGFTNVLRVSGKKVGILTLIGDLGKGTVATVIAGFVGFPWLWILIIGFTVLLGHVFSLFLGFKGGKGVATALGAIIGIHPLIGWLLVGVWLGAVLVFGYSSGGALLAFSVFPFLAYFLTFDYYFSFFAVGVTAVIFFCHKENILRLIQGTESKMRLFSI, translated from the coding sequence ATGGATATATATTTATTAGGAGTGGTCAGCGCTTATCTCTTAGGATCTATCCCGTTTGGCTTAGTTGTTTCTCGCATTTTCGGAGCAGATGATCCGCGCACACAGGGAAGCCAGAACATCGGTTTTACCAATGTTCTGAGAGTATCAGGTAAAAAAGTAGGAATATTAACTCTAATTGGGGATTTAGGGAAAGGAACGGTTGCGACCGTTATCGCTGGCTTCGTCGGGTTTCCTTGGCTCTGGATTCTTATCATAGGCTTTACAGTCCTTCTTGGTCATGTATTTTCTCTATTTTTAGGATTTAAGGGGGGGAAAGGAGTCGCCACGGCCTTAGGAGCCATTATTGGAATACATCCGCTGATTGGATGGCTTCTTGTTGGTGTGTGGTTAGGAGCGGTTTTGGTATTTGGATATTCCTCAGGTGGCGCTCTACTGGCTTTTAGTGTGTTTCCATTCTTGGCCTATTTCCTGACTTTCGACTACTATTTCTCCTTTTTTGCTGTTGGAGTGACTGCCGTCATTTTTTTCTGCCACAAAGAAAACATTCTCCGTCTTATTCAGGGGACCGAAAGCAAAATGAGACTTTTCTCTATTTAA
- the pgsA gene encoding CDP-diacylglycerol--glycerol-3-phosphate 3-phosphatidyltransferase, with protein sequence MNQSEVVKEKSEQNDVIMGEVYLNLPNSLTLLRILLIPVFVWLFSESSPDRALAAALVFACAAFTDFLDGYLARKSGQITNLGKLLDPVADKLLVASGLILLVQFQRVAVWLAIVMIAREMIVTGARVVAAKEGFVVPADSLGKFKVIGQIGGILCLILQGVWAQSEGAMATIGTGLLYIALFFSLFSGWRYLMQIFKKISPQYW encoded by the coding sequence ATGAATCAATCTGAAGTGGTAAAAGAAAAGTCTGAACAAAATGATGTAATTATGGGAGAAGTCTATCTCAATCTTCCAAATTCTCTTACTCTCTTGCGCATCCTGTTAATTCCTGTTTTTGTCTGGTTATTCTCTGAATCTAGTCCTGACCGGGCCCTGGCAGCCGCCCTGGTGTTTGCTTGTGCGGCTTTTACGGATTTTCTTGACGGATATTTGGCCAGAAAAAGCGGTCAGATAACCAATTTAGGGAAATTGCTGGACCCGGTTGCCGATAAACTCTTGGTGGCCTCCGGACTTATTCTTCTTGTGCAATTCCAGCGTGTTGCGGTGTGGTTGGCTATTGTGATGATTGCACGCGAAATGATTGTGACCGGAGCCAGGGTGGTGGCAGCGAAAGAGGGATTTGTGGTTCCAGCGGACTCTCTTGGGAAATTCAAAGTCATCGGGCAAATCGGAGGGATTCTGTGCCTTATTCTTCAAGGGGTTTGGGCTCAAAGTGAGGGGGCCATGGCTACTATTGGAACCGGACTGTTGTATATTGCCTTGTTTTTCTCTTTATTTTCCGGCTGGCGATATCTCATGCAAATCTTTAAGAAAATCAGTCCGCAATATTGGTAG
- the kdsA gene encoding 3-deoxy-8-phosphooctulonate synthase, protein MVQPTQIDIGPFSVGGSCPHFLIAGPCVIESEKLVMETAVAIAEIAKDLRIPYIFKASYDKANRTSISSFRGLGIKEGLKILKKINRELGIPILTDIHEVQDVSEVAEIVDVLQIPAFLCRQTDLLVAAAKSGRVVNVKKGQFLSPWDMANVVHKLQEAGSRKIFLTERGASFGYQNLVVDMRSLPVMRNLGYPVVFDATHSVQLPGGGGTVSSGQREFVAPLARAAAAAGCDGFFMEVHPRPEKALSDGPNMVKLSELRGLLGQLQAIWQVTGKGEISPLT, encoded by the coding sequence ATGGTTCAGCCAACTCAAATCGACATTGGCCCGTTCTCCGTTGGCGGGAGTTGCCCGCATTTTTTAATTGCGGGGCCTTGCGTGATCGAAAGCGAGAAATTGGTTATGGAGACCGCTGTTGCAATTGCGGAAATTGCCAAGGATCTTCGCATCCCCTACATCTTTAAGGCGTCCTATGATAAGGCTAATCGCACTTCGATTTCTTCATTCCGGGGGTTGGGCATAAAGGAAGGATTGAAAATCCTCAAGAAAATTAACCGTGAGTTAGGGATCCCCATTCTCACGGATATTCACGAAGTCCAAGATGTTTCTGAGGTTGCTGAGATTGTAGATGTATTACAAATTCCGGCTTTTTTATGTCGACAGACCGATCTGCTAGTTGCTGCCGCAAAATCCGGTCGGGTGGTCAACGTGAAAAAGGGACAGTTTCTGTCCCCTTGGGATATGGCGAATGTTGTCCATAAACTGCAGGAGGCCGGGAGTAGAAAAATTTTCTTAACTGAGCGGGGGGCTAGCTTCGGCTATCAAAATCTTGTCGTCGATATGCGCTCATTACCGGTTATGAGAAATCTGGGATACCCGGTGGTATTCGATGCAACCCATAGCGTGCAATTGCCTGGCGGGGGGGGGACGGTCTCTTCCGGACAACGCGAATTTGTGGCGCCCTTAGCCCGTGCGGCGGCCGCGGCTGGATGTGACGGATTCTTTATGGAAGTCCATCCCCGTCCGGAAAAGGCACTATCCGATGGGCCAAACATGGTAAAATTGAGTGAGTTGCGAGGTTTATTAGGACAACTTCAAGCCATTTGGCAGGTGACCGGAAAGGGAGAAATCTCTCCTCTTACTTGA
- a CDS encoding CTP synthase, which produces MSKFLFVTGGVVSSLGKGLSSAAIGHLLESRGMTITFLKLDPYINVDPGTMNPYQHGEVFVTDDGAETDLDLGHYERFTTVQLHRENNCTTGRIYESVIQRERRGEYLGATVQVVPHITDAIKQTILSVAHDVDVVIVEIGGTVGDIESLPFLEAIRQMPYEVGRENVLYIHLTLVPYIGTAGELKTKPTQHSVNKLREIGIQPNILLCRTDRFLPPGVKDKIAMFCNVDKGSVITAKDVDSIYEVPIILRKEGLDELIVRLLHLETRPPNLRDWDILVQKIKRPRHEVTIALVGKYVESRESYKSVSEALTHGGLHDETGVHIQWVESGDIEKDGPERLLADVDGILIPGGFGLRGIEGKIDTIQYARERHLPFFGICLGMQCAVIEIARSLGGLQHANSSEFNPETPYPVIDLLPEQRSIQEKGGTMRLGGFPCRLIPNTLSFAAYGQSDIRERHRHRYEFNNEYLEALTSKGLTISGTSPDGRLVEIIELEGHPWFVGTQFHPEFQSRLCSPHPLFSAFIGAALQRKFGT; this is translated from the coding sequence ATGAGTAAATTTCTTTTTGTGACAGGTGGAGTAGTCTCGTCCCTAGGGAAGGGATTGTCTTCTGCGGCTATCGGGCATTTATTGGAAAGCCGTGGCATGACGATCACCTTTCTGAAGCTGGACCCTTACATTAATGTCGACCCGGGTACGATGAATCCCTATCAGCACGGGGAAGTCTTTGTCACCGATGATGGAGCGGAAACTGACTTGGACCTGGGGCATTATGAGCGATTTACCACAGTTCAGTTGCACCGGGAAAATAATTGTACGACGGGACGGATTTATGAATCGGTGATTCAAAGGGAGCGAAGAGGAGAATATCTTGGAGCGACGGTCCAGGTCGTCCCCCATATTACGGACGCCATAAAGCAGACGATTCTCAGTGTGGCCCATGACGTGGATGTGGTGATCGTGGAAATTGGCGGGACTGTCGGTGATATTGAAAGTCTGCCTTTCTTAGAAGCCATTCGACAAATGCCCTATGAGGTTGGTCGGGAAAACGTCCTATATATCCACCTCACTTTAGTGCCCTATATCGGAACGGCTGGGGAACTCAAAACCAAACCCACGCAGCATTCCGTCAATAAACTTCGTGAAATCGGCATTCAACCCAATATCCTGTTGTGTCGGACCGATCGATTTCTCCCTCCTGGCGTGAAAGATAAAATTGCCATGTTTTGTAACGTGGATAAAGGTTCTGTCATCACGGCCAAAGATGTGGATTCCATCTATGAGGTACCGATTATCCTGAGAAAAGAAGGCCTGGATGAACTTATTGTCCGTTTACTCCATCTTGAAACGCGCCCACCGAACCTTCGGGATTGGGATATTTTAGTCCAGAAGATTAAGCGGCCACGACATGAAGTCACGATTGCACTGGTTGGCAAATATGTAGAATCTCGAGAATCCTATAAAAGTGTGTCGGAAGCCCTGACGCATGGCGGATTACACGATGAAACAGGGGTTCATATTCAATGGGTGGAGTCGGGTGACATTGAAAAGGACGGCCCCGAACGTTTGTTAGCTGATGTGGATGGAATCTTAATTCCGGGAGGGTTTGGGCTTCGAGGGATTGAAGGAAAAATCGATACGATCCAGTATGCCAGGGAGAGGCATCTTCCCTTCTTTGGCATTTGCTTGGGTATGCAATGTGCGGTGATTGAAATTGCCAGAAGTCTAGGCGGACTCCAGCATGCCAATAGTTCGGAATTCAATCCGGAGACGCCGTATCCTGTAATCGACCTCCTTCCCGAACAGCGATCCATTCAAGAAAAGGGGGGGACCATGAGATTGGGAGGGTTCCCCTGTCGATTGATTCCCAATACGCTTAGCTTTGCGGCCTATGGGCAATCGGATATTCGTGAACGACACCGCCATCGCTATGAATTTAACAATGAATATCTGGAAGCTTTGACTTCAAAGGGTCTGACGATTAGCGGGACATCCCCTGACGGACGGCTGGTAGAAATCATCGAATTGGAAGGGCATCCCTGGTTTGTGGGTACACAATTCCATCCAGAGTTTCAGTCTCGCCTGTGTTCTCCTCATCCTCTTTTTTCTGCATTCATTGGCGCCGCACTTCAAAGGAAATTCGGCACGTAA
- the kdsB gene encoding 3-deoxy-manno-octulosonate cytidylyltransferase: MATTDSQVSLCIPARYGSSRFPGKPLALIAGKPLIQHVYEAVQQVSQVGQILVITDQESIEQGVKSFGGEVCLVKEFCRTGTDRVAKVASQLKYDVIVNLQADEIPQHPGLLGDLILPFLASPAGVGTLKRQLHRPQDLTNPSIVKVVTDINGQALYFSRSPIPCWRDGVPSENTQIAYMHLGVYIFRKSDLLRFAGLPSGYLEEAEKLEQLRALEHGLPIMVWETEHESIRIDIPEDVMTAEGLLNKHSCKPKERLLGAGERVENR; the protein is encoded by the coding sequence ATGGCCACAACTGATTCCCAGGTCAGCCTGTGTATTCCTGCTCGTTACGGATCGTCTCGATTTCCGGGAAAACCCCTTGCCCTCATAGCCGGAAAGCCCCTCATTCAGCATGTCTATGAAGCGGTTCAACAGGTTTCGCAGGTGGGACAAATCCTGGTTATTACCGATCAGGAATCCATTGAACAAGGGGTTAAGAGTTTTGGTGGAGAAGTCTGTCTCGTTAAGGAATTCTGTCGAACCGGAACGGACCGGGTGGCGAAAGTGGCTTCCCAATTGAAATATGACGTAATTGTGAATTTACAAGCTGATGAAATTCCTCAACACCCTGGGTTGCTGGGTGATCTTATTCTTCCTTTTTTGGCTTCTCCAGCAGGGGTGGGGACGTTGAAAAGACAGCTACACCGACCACAGGACCTAACCAATCCGTCAATCGTAAAGGTGGTAACCGATATCAATGGGCAGGCCCTGTATTTCTCACGGAGCCCGATACCCTGCTGGCGCGACGGGGTACCTTCTGAGAATACTCAAATCGCCTATATGCATTTGGGAGTATATATTTTCAGGAAATCAGATCTATTACGATTTGCCGGGTTGCCATCGGGATATCTGGAAGAGGCGGAAAAATTAGAACAATTGCGGGCCTTAGAACATGGCCTTCCGATAATGGTTTGGGAAACGGAACATGAATCCATTCGTATAGATATTCCTGAAGATGTGATGACTGCGGAGGGTCTTTTAAACAAGCACTCCTGTAAGCCGAAAGAGAGACTGTTGGGGGCCGGAGAGAGGGTTGAAAATAGATAG
- the rfaE1 gene encoding D-glycero-beta-D-manno-heptose-7-phosphate kinase, whose amino-acid sequence MKPLSVAPSISARKFKEYIQRFSRARILVVGDLILDHYVWGKVHRVSPEAPVPIVHVDSESYRMGGAANVYHNILTLGGQAELCGMVGADHVGKQFLADIRRSSPVTSGVFVDSSRPTIKKTRVIAHNQQIVRFDVEQRHDISSQQTKKMIKHVASRLPEVSCLVISDYAKGMITLDLMKAIHILADQFGVPVVVDPKVEHMAYYQGVTVITPNHFEAKQAAGFLPSQDVPVEQIGLALQQQLQCQAVVITRGEEGMSIFEKTGQSWTIPAVARQVYDVTGAGDTVISTLALALSAKAPLPEAAVLANQAAGIVVGMVGTATVTRAQLQEALLHGHN is encoded by the coding sequence ATGAAACCGCTATCCGTTGCCCCATCGATTTCCGCTCGGAAATTCAAGGAATATATTCAACGCTTCTCCCGTGCTCGCATTCTGGTGGTCGGAGATCTCATTCTCGATCATTATGTCTGGGGCAAGGTGCATCGGGTCTCTCCGGAAGCGCCTGTCCCGATTGTTCATGTGGATTCTGAATCGTACAGAATGGGTGGGGCAGCGAATGTGTATCATAATATTCTGACATTGGGTGGACAGGCTGAATTGTGTGGCATGGTCGGTGCGGATCATGTTGGGAAACAATTCCTTGCAGATATTCGACGATCGTCCCCGGTTACTTCCGGTGTCTTTGTCGACTCTAGTCGTCCTACCATTAAAAAAACCAGAGTGATTGCCCACAATCAGCAAATTGTTCGATTTGATGTGGAACAACGCCATGACATTTCGTCTCAACAGACAAAGAAAATGATAAAACATGTGGCTTCCCGTCTTCCTGAAGTTTCCTGCCTGGTGATTTCCGATTATGCGAAGGGCATGATCACCCTGGACCTGATGAAGGCCATTCATATTCTGGCTGATCAATTCGGCGTTCCGGTCGTGGTGGATCCGAAGGTTGAGCATATGGCGTATTATCAGGGAGTGACGGTTATCACACCCAATCATTTCGAGGCCAAACAGGCAGCAGGATTCCTCCCAAGCCAGGATGTTCCGGTTGAACAAATCGGCCTGGCTCTCCAACAACAATTACAGTGCCAGGCAGTCGTTATCACGAGAGGAGAGGAGGGAATGAGTATTTTTGAAAAGACGGGCCAATCATGGACCATCCCGGCCGTGGCTCGACAAGTCTATGATGTCACCGGCGCAGGCGATACGGTCATCAGTACTCTGGCATTGGCGCTGAGTGCAAAAGCCCCCCTTCCTGAAGCTGCGGTATTAGCCAATCAGGCCGCAGGTATTGTCGTGGGCATGGTGGGTACCGCCACCGTGACGCGGGCGCAACTTCAAGAGGCTTTACTTCATGGCCACAACTGA